A genome region from Setaria italica strain Yugu1 chromosome III, Setaria_italica_v2.0, whole genome shotgun sequence includes the following:
- the LOC101780503 gene encoding pentatricopeptide repeat-containing protein At2g27610, with protein MKPRAPLPFLRRTNAATFAPTQSTKSLSTFACSAPPDDGVNLRDAPGARKAFDEISSRDAAAGSDLALFDYARRGLVHQALDHFVDVHRRRGGRVGAAALSCVLKACGSVPDRALGEQLHGLCVRCGHDRGDVSVGTSLVDMYMKCRGVKDGRKAFEGMPERNVVTWTSLLTGYIQAGAHSDVMALFFKMRAEGVWPNPFTFAGVLSAVASQGTVDLGRRVHAQSVKFGCRSTVFVCNSLMNMYAKCGLVEEAKAVFCGMETRDVVSWNTLMAGLLLNRRELEALQLFLDSRPSIAKLRQSTYSTLMKLCAHLKQLGLARQLHGSILKRGFHSDGNVMTALMDVYSKCGELDNSLNIFLLMPGSQNVVSWTAMINGCIKNDDIPLAAALFSKMREDGVAPNEFTYSTMLIASVASLPPQIHAQVIKTNYQCLPTVGTALLHSYSKLCSTQEALSIFEMIDQKDVVAWSAMLTCYAQAGDCDGATNVFIKMSMHGVKPNEFTISSVIDACASPTAGVDLGRQFHAISIKHRCQDAICVSSALISMYARKGSIESAQSVFERQTNRDLVSWNSMMSGYAQHGYSQKALDIFRQMEAEGIEMDGVTFLAVIIGCTHAGLVEEGWQYFNSMVRDYGITPTMEHYACMVDLYSRAGKLDETMSLIRDMPFPAGPMVWRTLLGACRVHKNVELGKLAAEKLLSLEPLDSATYVLLSNIYSAAGKWKEKDEVRKLMDTRKVKKEAGCSWIQIKNKVHSFIASDKSHPLSEQIYAKLKAMTARLKKEGYCPDTSFVLHETAEEQKEAMLAMHSERLALAFGLIATPPGTPLQIVKNLRVCGDCHTVMKMVSAIEDRKIIMRDCSRFHHFSSGICSCGDFW; from the coding sequence AGGCGCTGGACCACTTCGTCGAtgtgcaccgccgccgcggtgggcgCGTCGGAGCCGCCGCGCTGTCGTGCGTCCTCAAGGCCTGCGGTTCGGTGCCAGATAGAGCTCTCGGGGAACAGCTGCACGGCCTGTGCGTCAGGTGCGGGCATGATCGGGGCGACGTCAGCGTAGGCACGTCGCTCGTCGACATGTACATGAAGTGCCGCGGCGTCAAGGACGGGAGGAAGGCGTTCGAGGGGATGCCTGAGAGGAACGTCGTCACGTGGACGTCGTTGCTCACTGGGTACATCCAAGCCGGAGCGCATTCGGATGTCATGGCGCTCTTCTTCAAGATGCGCGCCGAGGGGGTCTGGCCCAACCCGTTCACATTCGCGGGCGTTCTCTCTGCGGTGGCCAGCCAGGGAACAGTTGATCTTGGGCGGCGTGTGCATGCTCAATCAGTGAAGTTTGGATGCCGCTCGACTGTGTTTGTCTGCAATTCTCTGATGAACATGTATGCAAAGTGTGGACTGGTTGAAGAAGCCAAGGCTGTGTTTTGTGGGATGGAGACCAGGGACGTGGTGTCGTGGAACACATTGATGGCGGGCCTTTTGTTGAACAGACGCGAACTGGAAGCCCTCCAGCTGTTCCTTGATTCACGACCCAGTATCGCCAAGCTTAGACAGTCGACGTACTCAACATTGATGAAATTATGTGCACATCTCAAACAGCTTGGCTTGGCACGGCAACTCCACGGCAGTATTCTGAAACGTGGATTTCATTCAGATGGCAATGTAATGACAGCCCTCATGGATGTCTACAGCAAATGCGGTGAATTGGATAATTCTTTAAACATATTCTTGTTGATGCCAGGATCTCAGAATGTTGTGTCATGGACTGCTATGATTAATGGTTGCATTAAGAACGATGATATACCTCTTGCAGCTGCTCTTTTTAGCAAAATGAGAGAAGATGGCGTTGCTCCAAATGAGTTCACCTACTCGACAATGCTGATAGCATCAGTGGCCAGCTTGCCTCCCCAAATCCATGCCCAGGTGATCAAGACAAATTATCAGTGTTTGCCAACTGTTGGAACTGCACTTCTGCACTCTTACTCGAAGCTTTGCAGCACTCAAGAAGCCCTTTCTATATTCGAAATGATCGACCAGAAGGATGTTGTTGCGTGGTCTGCAATGTTGACTTGCTATGCCCAAGCTGGTGATTGCGATGGTGCCACAAATGTATTCATCAAGATGTCCATGCATGGCGTGAAGCCAAATGAGTTCACAATCTCTAGCGTCATTGACGCTTGTGCTAGTCCTACAGCTGGTGTTGACCTGGGTAGGCAGTTCCATGCTATTTCAATCAAACACAGATGCCAGGATGCAATCTGTGTCAGCAGTGCACTTATCAGCATGTATGCGAGGAAAGGGAGCATTGAGAGTGCTCAGAGTGTCTTTGAGAGGCAAACGAATAGAGATTTGGTGTCATGGAACTCAATGATGTCAGGGTATGCACAGCATGGTTATAGCCAAAAGGCCCTTGATATATTTCGGCAGATGGAAGCTGAGGGCATTGAGATGGATGGTGTCACATTCCTTGCAGTGATCATTGGATGCACTCATGCTGGTCTTGTTGAAGAAGGCTGGCAATACTTTAATTCGATGGTCAGAGACTATGGGATTACTCCAACCATGGAGCATTATGCATGCATGGTGGATCTCTATAGCCGTGCAGGCAAGCTGGATGAAACAATGAGCCTTATAAGAGACATGCCATTCCCAGCAGGTCCAATGGTATGGCGGACATTGCTAGGTGCTTGTAGAGTTCACAAGAATGTTGAGCTTGGAAAGTTGGCTGCAGAGAAGCTGCTATCACTCGAGCCTCTTGACTCAGCTACATACGTACTTCTCTCCAACATTTATTCGGCTGCCGGGAAGTGGAAAGAGAAGGATGAAGTGAGGAAGCTCATGGACACTAGAAAAGTGAAGAAAGAAGCTGGATGCAGCTGGATTCAGATCAAGAACAAAGTTCATTCCTTTATAGCTTCAGACAAGTCACATCCTTTATCAGAACAGATATATGCAAAGCTCAAGGCAATGACAGCTAGGTTGAAGAAGGAAGGTTATTGTCCTGACACAAGTTTTGTGCTTCATGAAACGGCAGAAGAGCAGAAAGAAGCCATGCTGGCTATGCACAGTGAGCGGCTAGCCCTCGCCTTTGGCTTGATTGCTACCCCACCAGGGACACCCCTTCAAATTGTCAAAAACCTGCGGGTGTGTGGGGACTGCCACACAGTAATGAAAATGGTCTCTGCAATTGAGGATAGGAAGATTATAATGCGAGATTGCAGCAGATTCCACCACTTCAGTTCAGGGATCTGCTCCTGTGGTGATTTCTGGTGA
- the LOC111256744 gene encoding uncharacterized protein LOC111256744, translated as MAECHSTSTPVDIHAKISETDGAPVADPSMYRSIAGALQYITLTRPDLAYAVQQVCLFMHDPREPHLALLKRILRYLKGTLSSGLHLGVGPVQSLTAYSDADWAGCPDSRRSTSGYCVYLGDNLISWSSKRQTTVSRSSAEAEYRAVAHAVAECCWLRQLLEELHVSISSATVVYCDNVSAVYMAANPVHHRRTKHIEIDIHFVREKVALGQVRVLHVPSSHQFADIMTKGLPVQLFNEFKSSLCVRDSPTATAGGC; from the coding sequence atggctgagtgtcactccACGTCGACTCCTGTTGACATTCACGCCAAAATCTCCGAAACCGATGGTGCTCCGGTCGCCGACCCCTCCATGTACAGGAGCATCGCTGGTGCTCTCCAGTACATCACGCTGACCCGCCCTGATCTGGCATACGCGgttcagcaggtgtgcctcttcatgcatgacccgcgCGAGCCCCATCTGGCCTTGCTCAAGCGGATCTTGCGCTATTTGAAGGGCACCCTTTCCTCCGGTCTTCACCTGGGCGTCGGCCCTGTTCAGTCTCTCACCGCATACTCGGATGCGGATTGGGCGGGCTGCCCTGACTCTCGGCGCTCCACTTCGGGCTACTGCGTCTACCTCGGTGACAATCTCAtctcttggtcctccaagcgacAGACCACGGTCTCTCGGTCCAGCGCGGAGGCTGAATACCGGGCCGTGGCCCACGCCGTTGCTGAATGTTGCTGGTTGCGGCAGCTCCTTGAGGAACTTCATGTCTCGATTTCTTCTGCGACGGTCGTCTACTGTGACAACGTCAGTGCTGTCTACATGGCCGCCAATCCCGTTCATCATCGCCGCACCAAGCATATCGAGATCGACATTCACTTCGTCCGCGAGAAGGTTGCCTTGGGACAAGTGCGCGTGCTTCATGTCCCGTCTTCCCACCAATTCGCGGATATCATGACCAAAGGCTTGCCTGTACAGCTCTTCAACGAGTTTAAGTCCAGTCTTTGCGTCCGAGACTCTCCCACTGCGACTGCGGGCGGGTGTTAG